From Candidatus Paracaedimonas acanthamoebae, one genomic window encodes:
- a CDS encoding glutathione S-transferase, with protein sequence MLSHLPILYSFRRCPYAMRARLALYSSKIPHEHREVDLKNKPFELLTLSPKGTVPIMLLENGTLLEESLDIMRWSFPASNLSKEELSLIRENDTTFKHALDRYKYPGRYSEENNKVYREECEHFVRKLEDQLTPFLKGNSISFVDLAIFPFIRQFSRVTPNWFEAQPYPHIKSWLNLLNSSQLFKDIMQKFLFWTPEDKSNLVLF encoded by the coding sequence ATGCTATCTCATCTTCCTATTCTTTATTCATTTCGGCGTTGTCCATATGCGATGAGAGCAAGATTAGCACTTTATTCCTCAAAAATTCCCCATGAACATAGGGAAGTAGATTTAAAAAATAAGCCCTTTGAATTGCTTACTCTTTCTCCGAAAGGGACTGTCCCTATAATGTTATTAGAAAATGGCACTCTTCTTGAGGAAAGCTTAGATATCATGAGATGGTCTTTCCCAGCATCAAATTTATCAAAAGAAGAACTCTCACTAATTCGAGAAAATGACACAACTTTTAAACATGCCTTAGATCGCTATAAATACCCTGGCCGATATTCAGAAGAAAATAATAAGGTCTATCGGGAGGAATGCGAACATTTTGTAAGAAAACTTGAGGATCAATTGACCCCATTTTTAAAAGGAAACTCTATATCTTTTGTGGACCTAGCAATATTTCCTTTCATTCGGCAATTTTCCAGAGTTACACCTAATTGGTTCGAGGCCCAGCCTTACCCTCATATAAAATCATGGCTAAATCTTTTGAATTCAAGTCAATTATTTAAAGATATCATGCAAAAATTCTTATTTTGGACACCTGAAGATAAATCAAATTTGGTATTATTCTAA
- a CDS encoding tetratricopeptide repeat protein has protein sequence MTEMNEIIEEIKEDVRLEQLIKFWKKYANLIIISLLSIILITAGSVFWEHLKNQKNLKHASLYEAALQASDVNLPEKAKEILESLKNEHDGYSVMAAFKKAHLSNISQEERFKIYLNLSEDKKVEAKFRELAVILWGYEGFENQDVHSLTKLLEPIANGTSIWRQSAIELLGLLAIRQNNLKKAAELFKFLIEDRYASPSIKSRAMAYLEQIGALN, from the coding sequence ATGACTGAAATGAATGAAATAATTGAAGAAATTAAAGAAGATGTTCGCCTTGAACAATTAATTAAATTTTGGAAAAAATATGCAAATTTAATTATCATCTCCCTTCTTTCAATCATTTTAATCACAGCTGGTAGTGTTTTTTGGGAACATCTTAAGAACCAAAAGAATCTAAAGCATGCTTCTCTCTATGAAGCAGCTTTACAGGCTTCAGATGTTAACCTCCCTGAAAAAGCTAAAGAAATTCTTGAGTCTCTAAAAAATGAGCACGACGGATACAGCGTGATGGCGGCATTTAAAAAAGCACATTTATCAAATATCAGCCAAGAAGAACGATTTAAAATTTATCTAAACCTCTCTGAAGATAAGAAAGTTGAAGCTAAATTTAGAGAGCTTGCTGTTATCTTATGGGGATATGAAGGTTTTGAAAATCAAGATGTCCACTCTCTTACCAAGCTTCTTGAACCAATTGCCAACGGAACAAGCATATGGCGTCAGTCTGCAATAGAACTTTTAGGCCTTCTTGCAATTCGACAAAACAATTTGAAGAAAGCAGCAGAACTTTTCAAGTTCTTAATTGAAGATCGATATGCTTCACCCAGCATCAAAAGTCGTGCCATGGCTTATTTAGAACAAATTGGTGCTTTAAATTAA
- the miaB gene encoding tRNA (N6-isopentenyl adenosine(37)-C2)-methylthiotransferase MiaB translates to MSDLKKKKKLYIKTYGCQMNVYDSERMADLLKPLGFIVTELPEDADMVILNTCHIREKASEKVYSELGRIREYKEAKKLKNQNMVIAVAGCTAQAEGEEILRRAQYVDVIVGPQSYHKLPQILAEIERKTAVTEGPGRGVLEIDFPIESKFDFLPETSDPQGVSAFLSIQEGCDKFCHFCVVPYTRGAEYSRPVETIYEEACRLVEKGVQEITLLGQNVNAYHGAFSDEDGEIWTLGKLIQYLSLIPALKRIRYVTSHPADVNDDQINAHRDIEKLMPYLHLPIQSGSDRILKLMNRKHTASYYLDIIDKLRSARPDIAFSSDFIVGYPGEKDKDFEDTLELVAKVNFASAFSFKYSPRPGTPASVLEDQVPEEVKTERLSRLQALLFEQQRSFNQSLIGKKISVLFEKEGRHSGQLVGRSPYLQSVYAEATPRLIGQCVDILITHATQNSLTGTVIIQEKVAI, encoded by the coding sequence ATGTCTGATTTAAAAAAGAAAAAAAAATTATATATTAAGACTTATGGATGCCAAATGAACGTTTATGATTCAGAACGTATGGCAGATTTGTTAAAACCTTTAGGATTTATAGTAACAGAATTACCTGAAGACGCTGATATGGTGATATTAAACACCTGTCATATTCGTGAAAAAGCTAGTGAAAAAGTTTATTCAGAATTAGGTCGTATTCGAGAGTATAAAGAAGCTAAAAAGTTAAAAAATCAAAACATGGTTATTGCTGTTGCCGGGTGTACAGCTCAGGCTGAAGGAGAGGAAATTCTCAGGCGTGCACAATATGTTGATGTAATTGTGGGGCCACAAAGTTATCATAAACTTCCACAGATTTTGGCAGAAATAGAAAGAAAGACAGCTGTAACTGAAGGACCTGGTCGTGGTGTTTTAGAGATAGATTTTCCCATCGAAAGTAAATTTGATTTCTTACCTGAAACTTCTGACCCTCAGGGAGTATCCGCATTTCTCTCAATCCAAGAAGGATGTGATAAGTTTTGTCATTTCTGCGTCGTTCCTTATACAAGGGGAGCTGAATATTCTAGACCTGTTGAAACTATTTATGAAGAAGCTTGTCGACTTGTTGAAAAGGGTGTGCAAGAAATTACACTTCTTGGTCAAAATGTAAATGCATACCATGGAGCATTTTCTGATGAAGATGGAGAAATATGGACTTTAGGAAAGCTTATTCAATATCTTTCACTTATTCCAGCCCTTAAACGTATACGATATGTAACGTCCCATCCGGCAGATGTAAATGATGACCAAATTAATGCCCATCGCGATATTGAAAAACTCATGCCATATTTACATTTACCCATTCAATCTGGCTCCGATCGAATTCTAAAATTAATGAATCGGAAGCACACGGCTTCTTATTATTTAGATATTATTGATAAGCTTAGATCAGCTCGGCCTGATATAGCATTTTCTTCAGATTTTATTGTTGGGTATCCTGGTGAAAAAGATAAAGATTTTGAAGATACACTTGAGCTTGTGGCTAAGGTGAATTTTGCCTCTGCTTTTTCTTTTAAGTATAGTCCTCGTCCAGGAACACCTGCATCTGTACTAGAAGATCAAGTCCCTGAAGAAGTAAAAACAGAGCGTCTCTCTCGTTTGCAAGCTTTATTATTTGAGCAACAAAGATCTTTTAATCAGTCTCTGATAGGAAAAAAGATCTCTGTGCTTTTTGAAAAAGAAGGACGTCACTCAGGGCAATTAGTGGGGCGGAGTCCTTATTTACAATCTGTTTATGCCGAAGCTACACCACGTTTAATAGGGCAGTGTGTAGATATATTAATTACTCATGCAACTCAGAATAGTTTGACAGGAACAGTCATAATACAAGAAAAAGTTGCCATATAA
- a CDS encoding HlyC/CorC family transporter, producing the protein MLKKIRGILEKLSLRRNESVRETITELIQEAPKEESSLNEEERILLSNTLALRDITVDDVMIPRADIVSIPHDISFKDLTKLMSEKPFTRFPVYHTTLDDVLGHIHAKDVAIWSKIKDFDVRKILQQVLFVPPSMRLLDLLLQMRATQIPMALVVDEFGGIDGLVTSWDIIREVLGDLQDGHTPEISAQLTKENSRTYVVDARLLIQDLEEEVGAILTAEEREDDIDTVGGLVMYITGRVPDQKEVIKHSSGVLFEILDASPRRVNTVRIKLPPR; encoded by the coding sequence GTGCTTAAAAAAATTAGAGGGATACTTGAAAAATTATCACTTCGACGAAATGAATCTGTAAGAGAAACGATAACAGAGTTAATTCAAGAGGCTCCTAAAGAAGAATCATCCTTAAACGAAGAAGAACGTATTTTACTTTCTAATACTCTTGCGTTGAGAGATATTACTGTAGACGATGTTATGATTCCTCGTGCTGATATAGTCTCAATTCCTCATGATATTTCTTTTAAAGATCTTACGAAACTGATGAGTGAGAAACCATTTACGAGATTTCCTGTTTACCATACAACGTTAGATGATGTTTTGGGGCACATCCACGCAAAAGATGTCGCTATTTGGTCAAAAATAAAGGACTTTGATGTACGTAAGATATTGCAACAAGTATTATTTGTGCCTCCTTCGATGCGTTTACTTGATCTTTTATTGCAGATGCGTGCCACTCAAATTCCTATGGCTCTCGTTGTTGATGAGTTTGGGGGGATTGATGGTTTAGTGACGTCTTGGGATATTATCCGTGAAGTATTAGGAGATCTTCAGGATGGTCATACTCCTGAAATTTCAGCTCAATTGACAAAGGAAAATAGCCGAACTTATGTTGTAGATGCAAGATTATTGATCCAAGATTTAGAAGAAGAAGTTGGCGCTATTTTAACAGCCGAAGAACGAGAAGATGACATCGATACAGTGGGAGGGCTTGTGATGTATATAACAGGTCGTGTTCCTGATCAAAAAGAAGTCATTAAACATAGTTCTGGGGTATTATTCGAAATCCTTGATGCAAGCCCTCGACGCGTTAACACTGTAAGAATTAAACTTCCTCCAAGATGA
- a CDS encoding SIMPL domain-containing protein, protein MEGRKNSVLSALIFGVFVAVGLSLLGFFIFRGAQSIKLAERYVTVKGLVERMVKSDRADWEIAIRLSGDNLSDLYKQISEQKAKIQEFLQTVGLEESEIKNTSPQVNDTHARDWGGQLPPHRYIVELSLKVATQKVDLIEETNRHLGELVKEGVAVSRSEVRYQYTRFRELRPEMLAEATKNARELAQQFAVDSGSGIGAIRRSNQGVFRIMSADASPTEDFDSGHNSLFKKIRVVSTIDFFLID, encoded by the coding sequence ATGGAGGGAAGAAAAAATTCTGTTCTGTCTGCATTAATTTTTGGGGTGTTTGTTGCTGTTGGATTGTCACTCTTAGGTTTTTTTATTTTCAGAGGGGCGCAAAGCATCAAGTTAGCCGAAAGATATGTGACAGTTAAAGGTCTTGTTGAGCGCATGGTTAAATCTGATCGTGCTGATTGGGAAATTGCAATAAGATTAAGTGGGGATAATTTAAGCGACCTTTATAAACAAATTAGTGAACAAAAAGCAAAAATCCAAGAATTTCTTCAAACCGTAGGTCTCGAAGAATCAGAGATCAAAAATACTTCACCTCAAGTCAATGATACGCATGCGCGCGATTGGGGTGGTCAACTCCCGCCTCATCGTTATATTGTCGAACTTTCTTTAAAAGTGGCTACCCAAAAAGTGGATTTAATCGAAGAAACAAATCGACATTTAGGAGAATTGGTAAAAGAAGGTGTTGCTGTTTCGCGCTCAGAGGTCAGATATCAGTATACTCGCTTCCGCGAATTAAGGCCTGAGATGCTTGCTGAAGCTACAAAAAATGCGCGTGAACTAGCTCAGCAATTTGCCGTAGATTCGGGAAGTGGTATTGGAGCTATACGCCGTTCAAATCAGGGTGTTTTCCGTATTATGAGTGCGGATGCTTCCCCTACCGAAGACTTTGATTCAGGCCATAATTCTTTATTTAAAAAGATTCGTGTTGTTTCTACAATCGACTTCTTTTTAATTGATTAA
- the lnt gene encoding apolipoprotein N-acyltransferase: MLISRSWRVFTIAFLLGALGTLAFEPFSWFFMVFFSVGGLLWLLNNASTNSWKQAFAIGWWFGLGHFTTGLYWISFALGVDLKQFGWLIPFIVLGLPAILSFFIAPVTFFAKTLQVKGLEQALFFSITWAFFEWLRGHLFTGLPWNLIGYTWVPYETISQSLSFLGIYGLSFITIFIATLLYCTVTAESLKKSLSYFLFATLLLGSLWGGGKWRLLHVKEESIPDVYLRIVQPNISQKLKWNREYADKNFEHILALTNSPARKKITHILWPESAIPFFLEYDHERRQRLISIIPSQGYLMTGGIRLKKHSVSNVQIWNSIFVITAKGEIEEIYDKSHLVPFGEYVPMRSFFPSFIKKITVGSIDFSSGFGPRTLKITGLPPFSPLVCYEGIFPGEVKGREGERPEWIYNATNDAWYGPTSGPYQHLVINRARAIEEGLPYMRVANTGISAVIDAYGRIKASLPLDTEGVIDTELPMPSPSPTFYSLYGDRIFFGLLFFFSLLFFCSFFSQRRSIKNRN; the protein is encoded by the coding sequence ATGCTGATTTCGAGATCTTGGAGGGTTTTTACTATAGCTTTTTTATTGGGAGCTCTTGGAACTTTAGCTTTTGAACCATTTTCGTGGTTCTTCATGGTCTTCTTTTCAGTGGGAGGGCTTTTATGGCTCCTTAATAACGCCTCAACAAACTCATGGAAACAGGCTTTTGCGATTGGTTGGTGGTTTGGTTTAGGCCATTTTACAACGGGTCTTTATTGGATTTCTTTTGCTTTAGGTGTAGATTTGAAACAGTTTGGTTGGCTTATTCCTTTTATTGTTTTAGGACTTCCGGCTATTTTAAGTTTTTTTATTGCGCCAGTCACTTTTTTTGCGAAAACTTTACAAGTTAAAGGCTTAGAACAAGCACTTTTCTTTAGCATCACTTGGGCTTTTTTTGAATGGCTCCGAGGACATTTATTTACAGGATTACCGTGGAATCTTATAGGATATACTTGGGTGCCATATGAAACAATTAGCCAAAGTTTATCATTTCTAGGAATTTATGGCTTAAGTTTTATCACCATTTTTATTGCTACATTGTTATATTGTACTGTTACTGCGGAATCTCTTAAAAAAAGTCTTTCTTATTTTTTATTCGCGACCCTCCTTTTAGGAAGTCTTTGGGGAGGAGGAAAATGGCGTCTCTTGCATGTAAAAGAGGAATCAATTCCAGATGTCTATTTAAGGATTGTACAACCTAATATTTCTCAAAAACTCAAATGGAATCGCGAATATGCAGATAAGAATTTTGAACATATTTTAGCCCTTACAAATTCTCCTGCGAGAAAGAAAATTACGCATATTCTCTGGCCTGAATCCGCGATTCCTTTCTTCCTTGAATATGATCATGAACGTCGTCAACGTTTAATAAGTATTATTCCCTCTCAAGGATACTTAATGACGGGTGGTATTCGCCTTAAAAAACATTCAGTTTCTAACGTTCAAATTTGGAATAGTATATTTGTTATAACGGCAAAAGGTGAAATAGAGGAGATTTATGATAAAAGTCATTTGGTCCCTTTTGGAGAATATGTTCCTATGCGTTCATTTTTTCCAAGTTTTATTAAAAAGATAACAGTTGGATCTATCGATTTTTCATCTGGATTTGGCCCTAGAACTCTTAAAATAACAGGATTACCTCCATTTAGTCCTCTTGTTTGTTATGAAGGGATCTTTCCTGGAGAAGTCAAAGGAAGGGAAGGGGAACGACCTGAATGGATTTATAATGCAACGAATGATGCTTGGTATGGTCCAACTTCAGGTCCTTATCAGCACCTTGTTATCAATCGTGCTCGGGCTATTGAAGAAGGTTTACCTTATATGCGCGTAGCGAACACAGGAATTTCTGCTGTTATTGATGCTTATGGGCGTATCAAAGCAAGCTTACCTTTAGATACAGAGGGTGTCATTGATACAGAACTTCCTATGCCATCACCTTCACCAACGTTTTATTCTTTATATGGAGATCGTATTTTTTTTGGTCTTTTGTTCTTTTTCTCATTGTTATTTTTTTGCAGTTTCTTTAGTCAGAGAAGAAGTATAAAAAATAGAAATTGA
- the trmB gene encoding tRNA (guanosine(46)-N7)-methyltransferase TrmB yields the protein MTLQAVEKFYGRRKGRSLKKQKTEFLKTLDLYRVKFPLDLKEMFPSVQEICLEIGFGGGEHLAALAEQNPKVGFIGAEAFMNGVASFLQFRFEKQLNNVQLFPDDVRLLLQELPDNSIQKVFILFPDPWPKKKHHKRRIVSPKLVAELSRIVKKGGEVRLASDVADYIEHMQQAFQTVSEFQLQLCSQEKPDAWPSTRYEMKALEAHDYPQYLIYLKN from the coding sequence ATGACACTACAAGCAGTCGAGAAATTTTATGGCCGGCGTAAAGGGCGTTCTTTAAAAAAGCAAAAAACAGAATTCTTGAAAACTTTAGATCTTTATAGGGTTAAATTTCCTTTGGATTTAAAAGAAATGTTCCCAAGTGTGCAAGAAATTTGTCTTGAAATTGGATTTGGTGGTGGAGAACATTTAGCTGCATTGGCTGAACAGAATCCAAAAGTAGGGTTTATTGGGGCCGAAGCCTTTATGAATGGTGTAGCATCTTTTTTACAATTTAGATTCGAGAAGCAACTTAATAACGTACAATTATTTCCCGATGATGTACGGCTTTTACTTCAAGAATTACCTGATAACTCAATTCAAAAAGTTTTTATTCTTTTCCCTGATCCTTGGCCTAAGAAAAAACATCATAAAAGACGAATCGTAAGCCCTAAATTAGTGGCTGAGTTAAGCCGGATAGTAAAAAAGGGGGGAGAGGTTCGTCTTGCTTCTGATGTGGCAGATTATATTGAGCATATGCAACAAGCATTTCAAACTGTTTCTGAATTTCAACTTCAACTATGTAGCCAAGAAAAGCCAGATGCTTGGCCTTCAACCCGGTATGAGATGAAAGCTTTAGAGGCTCATGATTATCCACAATATTTAATTTATTTAAAAAACTAA
- a CDS encoding PhoH family protein, whose protein sequence is MGNNAHITLDVEFDDNRLLSLLFGERDQHLLKIENSLGVLIKARGNQLIVTGESGSVVAAQNVLNRLYDRLKKGLVVSIAEVDAALRMILASSVNVSSQVQESFEVIIPTRRRVISPRTPGQTNYIHALQKNDLVFAIGPAGTGKTYLAMATAVSALLSGQIQRIILSRPAVEAGERLGFLPGDLKEKVDPYLRPLYDALYDMLPSEQVNKRLVSGEIEIAPLAFMRGRTLSKAYIILDEAQNTTISQMKMFLTRMGEDSRMVITGDLSQIDLPPGNISGLKDSIEKLNNIEGIAINYFNENDVVRHPLVSKIVRAYDK, encoded by the coding sequence ATGGGAAATAATGCTCATATTACACTTGATGTAGAATTTGATGATAATCGTCTTTTATCCCTTTTATTTGGTGAACGTGATCAGCATTTGCTTAAAATTGAAAATAGTTTAGGCGTACTTATTAAAGCACGAGGAAATCAATTAATTGTTACAGGAGAATCAGGTAGTGTGGTTGCTGCACAAAATGTCCTTAATCGTCTTTATGACAGATTGAAAAAAGGACTTGTTGTAAGTATTGCAGAAGTTGATGCAGCATTACGAATGATCCTTGCAAGCAGTGTGAATGTATCTTCTCAAGTTCAAGAATCTTTTGAAGTGATTATACCGACGCGTCGGCGTGTTATTAGCCCGAGAACACCTGGGCAGACAAATTATATTCATGCCTTGCAAAAAAATGATTTAGTGTTTGCAATTGGTCCTGCTGGTACAGGAAAAACTTATTTAGCTATGGCTACAGCTGTATCTGCGTTGCTCTCTGGCCAAATTCAACGAATTATTTTATCAAGACCAGCTGTTGAAGCTGGAGAAAGATTAGGATTCCTTCCTGGAGATTTGAAAGAAAAAGTTGATCCTTATTTGCGTCCTCTTTACGATGCACTTTATGATATGCTGCCATCTGAACAAGTAAATAAGAGGCTAGTCTCAGGAGAGATAGAAATTGCCCCTCTTGCATTTATGAGGGGGCGAACCCTTTCAAAAGCTTATATCATTTTGGATGAAGCGCAAAATACAACTATTTCTCAAATGAAGATGTTTTTAACGCGGATGGGAGAAGATTCTAGGATGGTCATAACAGGGGACTTATCTCAAATTGATTTACCGCCGGGGAATATAAGTGGCTTGAAAGACTCAATTGAAAAATTGAATAATATAGAAGGAATTGCTATTAATTATTTTAATGAAAATGATGTTGTACGTCATCCGCTTGTTAGTAAAATAGTGCGGGCTTATGATAAATAA
- the tsaB gene encoding tRNA (adenosine(37)-N6)-threonylcarbamoyltransferase complex dimerization subunit type 1 TsaB, protein MNILAFESANFSLSIAVQNCDNQRAFREVREVRGQDTKALPLIIEALQEVNLKFEDIDLISTTLGPGSFTGLRVGLSLARGFRLALGIPLVTFNSFDWVFETVKEKQKYEEIYVILNSQREELFFKKYAITNQDPELLTGQEIANLITSKPTLIIGDGAIFVQDLVVDRQNVEVITSMPTAETLLEIAAKNLKARYYSDEKPFYLRSPDITQPKK, encoded by the coding sequence GTGAATATTCTAGCGTTTGAAAGTGCAAATTTTTCTCTCTCCATTGCAGTGCAAAACTGCGATAATCAGAGAGCATTCCGAGAAGTAAGAGAAGTACGAGGTCAAGATACTAAAGCGCTTCCACTTATTATTGAGGCCTTGCAAGAAGTAAATCTGAAATTTGAAGACATTGATCTGATTTCAACAACACTTGGTCCTGGTTCATTTACAGGGTTGCGTGTGGGCCTTTCTTTGGCGCGTGGCTTCAGATTAGCGTTAGGAATACCTTTAGTTACTTTTAATTCTTTTGATTGGGTTTTTGAGACAGTCAAAGAGAAACAAAAATATGAAGAAATATATGTTATTTTAAATTCTCAGCGAGAAGAATTATTTTTCAAAAAATATGCAATAACAAATCAAGATCCCGAATTACTTACAGGGCAAGAAATTGCAAATCTTATAACCTCTAAACCTACTTTAATTATAGGAGATGGTGCTATATTTGTTCAAGATTTAGTGGTTGATAGGCAAAATGTTGAAGTTATTACAAGCATGCCCACAGCTGAAACTTTACTAGAAATTGCAGCGAAAAATTTAAAAGCAAGGTATTACAGTGATGAAAAGCCATTTTACTTGCGATCACCTGATATAACGCAGCCTAAGAAATAG
- a CDS encoding MucR family transcriptional regulator, whose amino-acid sequence MTNSLNKPVNDTQSFELLSMTTDIVSAYVSHNTIDINELPRLLKQVSSTLSELTGQSTGFVDRPEPAVPVKKSINDEYIVCLEDGKKLKMLKRHLKTAYNMTPEQYRERWGLGPDYPMVAPNYAKQRSFLAMKIGLGRKRREAEAA is encoded by the coding sequence ATGACAAACTCTCTTAATAAGCCCGTAAATGATACTCAGTCCTTTGAGCTGCTCAGTATGACTACTGATATCGTTTCTGCTTATGTTTCTCATAATACAATTGATATTAATGAGCTTCCTCGCTTACTTAAGCAAGTTTCTTCTACTTTAAGTGAATTAACAGGTCAGTCAACAGGGTTTGTTGATCGCCCAGAACCAGCGGTTCCTGTTAAAAAATCTATCAATGATGAATATATCGTATGCTTGGAAGACGGTAAAAAGTTAAAAATGCTGAAACGCCACCTAAAGACAGCTTACAACATGACACCTGAACAGTATCGTGAGCGTTGGGGACTTGGACCTGATTATCCAATGGTTGCTCCTAATTATGCGAAACAAAGAAGTTTTTTAGCGATGAAGATCGGTCTAGGTCGTAAACGTCGTGAAGCTGAAGCAGCTTAA
- the ybeY gene encoding rRNA maturation RNase YbeY: protein MSSFTPFADKFQELSIHIKDKEWKNLELDLKKFTSRIVKHVLEHEKEDVYEISVSFVDDTAIQQLNFKYRGNNKPTNVLSFIYNVKPLYGDIILAYNTILCESKEQKKQFQDHLTHLVIHGTLHLLGYDHETENEAFVMEELEKRFLNYFGIANPYNGEETTSA from the coding sequence TTGTCCTCATTCACTCCTTTTGCAGATAAGTTTCAAGAACTCTCTATTCATATAAAAGATAAAGAATGGAAAAATCTGGAGTTAGATTTAAAAAAATTTACCTCTAGAATTGTTAAGCATGTTCTTGAACATGAAAAAGAAGATGTTTATGAAATTTCAGTTTCATTTGTGGATGATACTGCTATTCAACAGCTAAATTTTAAATATCGAGGAAATAACAAACCTACTAATGTGCTTTCATTTATATACAATGTAAAACCGCTATATGGTGATATTATTCTTGCATATAATACTATTCTTTGTGAATCAAAGGAGCAGAAGAAGCAATTTCAAGACCATTTAACTCATCTCGTGATTCATGGAACCTTGCATTTATTAGGATATGATCATGAAACGGAGAATGAAGCATTTGTTATGGAAGAACTTGAAAAGAGGTTTTTAAATTATTTTGGGATAGCAAATCCTTATAATGGAGAGGAGACAACTAGTGCTTAA
- a CDS encoding GNAT family N-acetyltransferase — MDYKIVPFNFEVCEQAATLHASAFDCAWSKNEFEVLLTVNPGVFGFKAVSSEEQLCGFILLQYIIDDAEILTLGVSKNCRQQGIGKELIKTTIKKLFIKGAKRLLLEVSEYNKEALLLYKSLNFKAYGRRKNYYLLNDKKQADALLLEIKLNN; from the coding sequence GTGGATTACAAAATAGTACCTTTTAATTTTGAAGTATGTGAGCAAGCAGCGACTCTACATGCATCAGCTTTTGATTGTGCATGGTCAAAAAATGAATTTGAAGTTCTTTTAACTGTAAATCCTGGCGTTTTTGGTTTTAAAGCAGTTTCTTCAGAAGAGCAGTTATGTGGATTTATTTTATTGCAGTATATTATTGATGATGCCGAAATATTAACTTTAGGTGTTTCGAAAAATTGTAGACAACAAGGTATTGGAAAAGAATTAATAAAGACAACAATAAAGAAACTTTTTATAAAAGGGGCAAAGAGGCTACTTTTGGAGGTAAGTGAATATAATAAAGAAGCCCTTTTATTGTATAAAAGTTTAAATTTTAAGGCCTATGGGCGACGAAAAAATTATTATTTATTAAATGATAAAAAACAAGCTGATGCGTTACTTTTAGAAATCAAATTGAATAATTAA